Proteins from one Melospiza melodia melodia isolate bMelMel2 chromosome 18, bMelMel2.pri, whole genome shotgun sequence genomic window:
- the PRR35 gene encoding proline-rich protein 35, translating into MTPGLELLLPSLMFPANKPVNAQEWLRTSAAPRLGGLWGRCVPHGGDSPRAAPTASPQPPGPEQGPRRDGARAGTLCFSDRRGKIHLPCPSIPTRSHLQAASTMSKDDGGCKLTSVYKHKERKPKKPHYIPRPWGKPYNYKCFQCPFTCMEKSHLYNHMKYSLCKNSLSLLIESDWPYKKGNLLHPELRLLHTESSRLRGRRDEQDTCDPTATPGASARARQVPSRDGHEEKPMAGVEILPAEGAAEEGGQFQEEEEDVAGLLREMDARDKKERNEEPGCQGDPAEPEVNTLVFGFKNKRDNKPCKEVEPDFIITDVFSLKNHVMKSREMASPDLDAKPKHCKVPKKCLASGGILMEQWKLVANGQRRNTPEVSPPCTDSNIIPCYPPPAYSDYHEPQGLNLSLLGINYPLNPSLFSYLSPTMANSTTAHPHLAQLPFLASTAQLMHPHASHFQPLQSPERSAFLPRFYYPLLFEHTFGSTESKMSSSKPDPQQLVGSVLPTPPQSKPSSEPNKPGLLKVPVLKTSFPWAKGVREEPGSELSHSAMVGQEEEEKWLSQEKEGNPALGLSNLRKKSATDIYQTVVGMKDAAFTHSSVRKTELPVVTCLETSSPPRNLLKRKFPANGLDLIGPERMMPGKLSYQSSGPRANPGHIPKALDHWYSDVLTGQPEEPERGNDTEVLPSVGAALDHGLCKQSQPQETSAMTGPEATTVLIGDLSKTLEEYQEVEKKLSDLAKEDTPGQKELRDQLVKIRRELYHIHQALEKATKPHEGPLDLSVKRSSEGLEKVQQAKKEPCNLSLGSEKLQGKDQGPLTKCPAPGEAGDGEGLPNCLLEAENKTIDLLIKMSRSESLRAASSEAPLGAVIKAEVLPLTVPLELRHVMEPYYSRPTKCEADSSVLLCSDGRSSSTQGPQLPAGAEDGPLGCRAVQRSLSCGLPADTDAVCVHSPLHADP; encoded by the exons GGCACATTGTGCTTCTCAGACAGGCGTGGGAAGATTCACCTGCCGTGCCCCTCCATTCCCACCAGGAGCCACCTCCAGGCAGCCTCCACCATGTCCAAGGACGACGGGGGCTGCAAGCTGACCTCGGTCTACAAGCACAAGGAGAGGAAGCCGAAGAAGCCTCACTACATCCCGAGGCCATGGGGCAAACCCTACAATTACAAATGCTTCCAGTGTCCCTTCACCTGCATGGAGAAGTCCCACCTGTACAACCACATGAAGTACAGCCTGTGCAAGAACTCCCTGTCCCTCCTCATCGAGTCCGACTGGCCCTACAAAAAGGGCAACCTGCTGCACCCAGAGCTGCGGCTTCTGCACACGGAGAGCTCCCGGCTGCGGGGCCGGCGGGACGAGCAGGACACCTGTGACCCCACAGCCACCCCCGGAGCCTCTGCCCGGGCCAGGCAGGTCCCCAGCAGGGATGGCCACGAGGAGAAGCCGATGGCTGGGGTGGAGATCCTGCCTGCTGAAGGGGCTGCTGAGGAGGGGGGCCAgttccaggaggaggaggaggatgttgcTGGCCTGCTGAGGGAGATGGATGCGAGGGATAAGAAAGAGCGAAATGAAGAGCCAGGTTGCCAAGGTGACCCAGCTGAACCAGAAGTGAACACTTTGGTCTTCGGCTTCAAGAACAAGAGGGACAACAAGCCTTGCAAGGAGGTGGAGCCCGATTTCATCATCACAGATGTCTTCTCTCTCAAGAACCATGTCATGAAGAGCAGGGAAATGGCCTCCCCTGATCTAGATGCAAAGCCAAAGCATTGTAAAGTGCCAAAGAAATGCCTGGCCAGTGGTGGGATCTTGATGGAGCAGTGGAAACTGGTGGCAAATGGGCAAAGAAGGAACACACCTGAGGTCTCCCCACCTTGTACCGACAGCAACATTATCCCGTGCTACCCCCCTCCAGCCTACAGCGACTACCACGAACCTCAGGGCCTGAACCTCTCCCTGCTGGGTATTAACTACCCTTTGAACCCCAGTCTCTTCTCCTACCTGAGCCCCACCATGGCCAACAGCACGACAGCACACCCTCACCTGGCTCAGCTGCCCTTCCTGGCCTCCACAGCCCAGCTGATGCACCCCCATGCCTCTCACTTCCAGCCTCTGCAGAGCCCCGAGCGCTCAGCCTTCCTGCCCCGCTTCTACTACCCCCTGCTCTTCGAGCACACCTTTGGCTCCACAGAGAGCAAGATGTCCTCCAGCAAGCCAGACCCCCAGCAGCTGGTGGGCTCGGTCCTGCCCACACCACCCCAATCCAAACCTTCCAGTGAGCCAAACAAACCCGGGCTGCTGAAAGTTCCCGTGCTGAAGACGAGTTTTCCTTGGGCCAAAGGTGTCCGGGAGGAGCCAGGCTCTGAGCTCAGCCACTCTGCCATGGTGGGGCAGGAAGAAGAAGAGAAATGGCTGTCCCAGGAGAAGGAGGGCAACCCAGCTTTGGGCCTCAGCAACCTACGCAAGAAGTCAGCCACTGACATCTACCAAACCGTGGTGGGGATGAAGGATGCGGCTTTCACTCACAGCAGTGTCAGGAAGACAGAGTTGCCAGTGGTGACCTGTCTGGAGACCAGCAGCCCTCCAAGAAACCTGCTGAAGAGGAAGTTCCCTGCCAATGGGCTGGATTTGATAGGACCCGAAAGGATGATGCCTGGGAAGCTCAGCTACCAGAGCAG TGGTCCAAGGGCCAACCCTGGCCACATCCCCAAGGCCCTGGACCACTGGTACTCAGATGTCCTCACAGGCCAGCCTGAGGAACCAGAGAGGGGCAATGACACTGAAGTCCTTCcctctgtgggtgctgccctggacCACGGCCTCTGCAAGCAGAGCCAACCCCAAGAGACTTCTGCCATGACAGGCCCTGAGGCCACAACCGTGCTTATTGGGGACCTGTCCAAAACCTTGGAGGAGTACCAAGAGGTGGAGAAGAAACTGTCTGATCTGGCAAAGGAGGACACCCCTGGGCAAAAAGAGCTGAGGGACCAGCTGGTCAAAATCCGAAGAGAGCTCTACCACATCCACCAGGCACTGGAGAAAGCCACTAAACCCCACGAGGGACCGCTGGACCTGTCGGTGAAGAGATCCTCTGAAGGTCTGGAGAAGGTCCAGCAGGCCAAGAAGGAGCCCTGCAACCTGAGCCTGGGAAGCGAGAAGCTTCAGGGCAAAGACCAAGGGCCCCTCACCAAATGCCCGGCCCCCGGGGAGGCTGGAGATGGAGAGGGGCTGCCCAACTGCCTCCTGGAGGCCGAGAACAAAACCATCGACCTGCTGATCAAGATGAGCCGCTCCGAGAGCCTGCGGGCGGCCTCCTCCGAGGCCCCTCTGGGCGCCGTGATCAAGGCCGAGGTGCTGCCCCTCACGGTGCCCCTGGAGCTGCGCCACGTCATGGAGCCCTACTACAGCCGGCCCACCAAGTGCGAGGCAGACTCCAgcgtcctgctctgctctgatggCCGCTCCAGCAGCACGCAGGGCCCGCAGCTCCCGGCCGGCGCCGAGGATGGGCCCCTGGGCTGCCGGGCCGTGCAGCGCTCCCTGTCCTGCGGCCTCCCCGCCGACACCGACGCCGTGTGTGTCCACAGCCCTCTGCATGCTGACCCCTAA